The Labilibaculum sp. sequence TGGTGAAACTTTTGCCGGACATCAGCGACAGAATGCTTAGCAAAAACCTAAAAGAATTGGAAGAGGATGGTTTGGTGATCCGTAAGGTTTACCCTGAAGTTCCGCCTAAAGTGGAATACAGCCTTACTGATTTGGGAAAAGAGATTCATCCCATTT is a genomic window containing:
- a CDS encoding helix-turn-helix domain-containing protein, with product MKKGDCPIDTFINFVKGKRKATIILHLIQGTKRYNELVKLLPDISDRMLSKNLKELEEDGLVIRKVYPEVPPKVEYSLTDLGKEIHPILKAMFLGGRIFEKLME